The following are encoded in a window of Ferribacterium limneticum genomic DNA:
- the murB gene encoding UDP-N-acetylmuramate dehydrogenase — MNSALNVDLTPFNTLALPGQAAAYQKITAPEQLAAPELAGQTRFILGAGSNLVLTGDFDGLVLHMAIPGKRLLKEDGEAFYIEAGAGENWHDFVQWTVQQGWPGLENLSLIPGTVGAAPIQNIGAYGLEVGECFHSLTAWDFQKQVFFPVDRSNCRFGYRDSVFKQEGWHLNGRMAITSVIFRLPKAWTPNLRYADVNQELAAQKIATPTAQDVANAIIAVRQRKLPDPAIIPNTGSFFHNPVVEPALAEALAADFPTLPRYPQPDGRVKLAAGWLIEQAGWKGKNLGPVGMYEKQALVLVNRGGATGDDVKRTMAAVQADVKAKFGVALTPEPIFL, encoded by the coding sequence ATGAATTCCGCCCTGAACGTCGACCTGACCCCCTTCAACACCCTGGCCCTGCCCGGCCAGGCGGCTGCCTACCAAAAAATCACCGCCCCCGAACAACTGGCGGCGCCTGAGCTGGCCGGCCAAACCCGCTTCATCCTCGGCGCTGGGAGCAATCTGGTGCTGACCGGCGATTTCGATGGCCTTGTCCTGCACATGGCCATTCCCGGCAAGCGTTTGCTGAAGGAAGATGGCGAGGCCTTCTACATCGAAGCCGGGGCCGGCGAGAACTGGCACGACTTCGTGCAATGGACCGTGCAGCAAGGCTGGCCGGGGCTGGAGAACCTCAGTCTGATTCCCGGCACGGTCGGCGCGGCGCCGATCCAGAATATCGGCGCCTACGGGCTGGAAGTCGGCGAGTGCTTCCATTCGCTGACCGCCTGGGACTTTCAAAAACAGGTGTTTTTTCCGGTTGACCGTAGCAACTGCCGTTTTGGCTATCGCGACAGCGTTTTCAAGCAGGAAGGCTGGCATTTGAACGGGCGGATGGCGATCACCTCAGTCATTTTCCGACTCCCGAAAGCATGGACGCCCAACCTGCGTTATGCCGACGTGAATCAGGAACTGGCGGCGCAAAAGATCGCCACGCCGACAGCGCAGGATGTCGCCAACGCCATCATCGCCGTCCGCCAGCGCAAGTTGCCCGATCCGGCGATCATTCCGAACACGGGCAGTTTTTTCCATAATCCGGTTGTCGAGCCGGCGCTGGCCGAGGCGCTGGCCGCCGATTTCCCGACGCTGCCGCGCTACCCGCAACCCGATGGCCGGGTCAAACTGGCGGCCGGCTGGCTCATCGAGCAGGCCGGCTGGAAGGGCAAGAATCTCGGCCCGGTCGGCATGTACGAAAAGCAGGCGCTGGTCCTGGTCAATCGCGGCGGGGCAACAGGTGACGACGTGAAGCGCACGATGGCCGCGGTTCAGGCCGACGTAAAAGCCAAATTCGGCGTCGCCCTCACTCCTGAGCCGATTTTCCTGTAA
- a CDS encoding ABC transporter ATP-binding protein/permease encodes MKPPDRHLWHRFWAIASPYWRLDEKLKAWGLLTLLVLLLLGQTRFAVLFNEQTGEFTSALAARDEERFWTSIKFCLWLLIAAVPIYALYYFVRDTLGIHWRRWLTHRFLDSYFSHRHFYELNANAGIDNPDQRVAEDINTFTQRSLYFLLIFIGSVLQLVAFSTVLWSISRELVYFLIFYATAGTLVTIFVFGNRLMNLNFHQLRREADFRFSLVRIRENAESIALYRGEGQELQQVRQRFAAAFKNFKRLIRSQLGLNFFQHAYGLATIVLPSAIIASRVLSGELEVGRAIQAAGAFAAVLAAFSLIVENFESLSRFAAGVDRLDALARFLPGHPSGHAGNASTILSVDAAHLTLDNVTLQTPNYERTLIQNLSIDIRPGENLMIVGQSGSGKSSLLRAIAGLWYAGSGTIFRPPPNDILFLPQQPYMLLGTLRSQLLYPHKGRSFSDAQLLKVLERVNLPDLANRFGGLDTEMDWQKVLSVGEQQRLAFARILLSKPRFAILDEATSALDSANETALYQQLLQMNTTLISVAHRPAILKYHKQVLELVGDTRWQFYAAEAYCFKPDDADN; translated from the coding sequence ATGAAGCCTCCTGACCGGCATCTCTGGCACCGATTCTGGGCCATAGCCTCGCCTTACTGGCGTCTGGATGAAAAGCTCAAGGCCTGGGGATTGCTCACCCTGCTTGTTCTGCTGCTGCTTGGCCAGACCCGCTTTGCCGTTCTGTTCAACGAGCAGACCGGGGAATTCACCTCGGCGCTGGCGGCGCGCGACGAGGAGCGTTTCTGGACGTCGATCAAGTTTTGTCTGTGGCTTCTGATCGCTGCCGTACCGATTTACGCCCTTTATTATTTCGTCCGGGACACGCTGGGTATCCACTGGCGGCGCTGGCTGACCCACCGCTTTCTCGACAGCTATTTCAGCCACCGGCATTTCTACGAACTGAATGCCAATGCCGGCATCGACAATCCCGATCAGCGCGTCGCCGAAGACATCAATACCTTCACCCAGCGCTCGCTCTATTTCCTGCTCATTTTCATCGGCTCGGTGCTGCAACTGGTCGCTTTCAGCACCGTGCTGTGGTCGATTTCGCGTGAGCTGGTCTATTTCCTGATCTTCTACGCCACGGCCGGCACCCTGGTGACCATTTTCGTCTTCGGCAACCGGCTGATGAACCTCAATTTCCATCAGTTACGCCGCGAGGCCGATTTTCGCTTCAGCCTCGTGCGCATTCGCGAAAATGCCGAATCGATTGCCCTGTACCGTGGCGAAGGGCAGGAACTGCAGCAGGTAAGGCAGCGTTTCGCCGCCGCCTTCAAGAATTTCAAGCGCCTGATTCGCAGCCAGCTTGGGCTCAATTTCTTCCAGCACGCCTACGGCCTGGCGACCATTGTTCTGCCCAGCGCCATCATCGCCTCGCGGGTGCTCTCGGGCGAGCTCGAAGTAGGGCGGGCGATCCAGGCCGCCGGTGCCTTTGCCGCCGTGCTCGCCGCCTTCTCGCTGATCGTCGAGAATTTCGAGAGCCTGAGCCGCTTTGCAGCTGGTGTCGACCGGCTCGATGCCCTGGCCCGCTTCCTTCCCGGCCATCCGTCCGGGCATGCCGGCAATGCCAGCACCATCCTGTCGGTTGATGCCGCGCACCTGACTCTTGATAACGTCACCCTGCAGACGCCCAACTACGAGCGAACGCTGATCCAGAATCTGTCCATCGACATCCGGCCCGGTGAAAACCTGATGATTGTCGGCCAGAGCGGTAGCGGCAAAAGCTCGCTGCTGCGCGCCATTGCCGGCCTCTGGTACGCCGGCAGCGGCACCATTTTCCGGCCGCCGCCCAACGACATCCTGTTTCTGCCCCAGCAGCCCTACATGCTGCTCGGCACCCTGCGCAGTCAGCTGCTCTACCCGCACAAGGGCCGTTCGTTTTCCGATGCGCAACTGCTCAAGGTGCTGGAAAGGGTGAATCTGCCCGATCTGGCCAACCGCTTTGGCGGGCTGGATACCGAGATGGACTGGCAAAAAGTGCTGTCAGTCGGTGAGCAGCAACGTCTGGCCTTTGCCCGTATCCTGCTCAGCAAACCCCGCTTCGCCATTCTCGACGAAGCGACCAGCGCCCTCGACAGCGCCAACGAGACGGCGCTTTACCAGCAGCTACTGCAAATGAATACGACGCTGATCAGCGTTGCCCACCGCCCGGCCATCCTCAAATACCACAAGCAGGTGCTTGAGCTGGTTGGCGATACCCGGTGGCAGTTCTACGCTGCCGAGGCGTATTGCTTCAAGCCGGACGACGCCGATAATTAG
- the metH gene encoding methionine synthase — translation MQPDRTAELSALLAQKMLVLDGAMGTMIQRHGLQEADYRGERFKDHGHDLKGNNDLLVLTRPDVIGGIHRDYLEAGADILETCTFNSTAVSQADYKLEPIVYELNHAGAALARELCDEFTAANRAKPRFVAGVLGPTSRTASISPDVNDPGYRNVSFDALVTDYLEAIRGLTDGGADILLVETIFDTLNAKAALFAIEKFFDAAGRRWPVMISGTITDASGRTLSGQTAEAFWNSLSHIKPVSFGLNCALGAKELRQYVEELSRVCDCYVSAHPNAGLPNAFGGYDETAEMLADEIESWAKSGIVNIVGGCCGTSPEHIKAIAERVATVNPRKVPKIEKKLRLSGLEPFNVGADSLYVNVGERTNVTGSKAFARMILEGRFDDALAVARQQVENGAQVIDINMDEAMLDSIAAMDRFLKLIASEPDISRVPIMIDSSKWEVIEAGLKCIQGKGIVNSISMKEGEAKFIEQARLARRYGAAVIVMAFDEKGQADTFARKTEISKRAYDLLLSIGFPAEDIIFDPNIFAIATGIPEHDNYAVDFIESVRWIKQNLPHAHISGGVSNVSFSFRGNDAVREAIHTVFLYHAIKAGMTMGIVNAGMLGIYDDLEPELREKVEDVVLNRNPNAGEALVDFAQTVKEGKAKDTGPDLSWREQSVEKRLEHALIKGITDFVVADTEEVRAQLEAEGKPPLSVIEGPLMAGMNHVGDLFGAGKMFLPQVVKSARVMKQAVAHLLPYIEAEKTRTGLGSKGKILMATVKGDVHDIGKNIVGVVLGCNGYDVVDLGVMVSCDNILKAALEHRVDIIGLSGLITPSLEEMAHVASEMQRLNMKQPLLIGGATTSRAHTAIKIAPNTDGAVVYVPDASRAVGVATKLLSVDQRDGYMAEIVAEYKAVRAEHAGRKGATMVTLEEARANRFTWNEPFSPTIPKQLGLQTLNPSLADLSLLIDWTPFFQSWDLAGRYPAILENETVGETARQLFADAKAMLAKIVSENWLSARAVFGLYPASAENEDIIIYADESRTTELTRWVGLRQQHKQPKGRFNLALADFVGERDYVGAFAVTAGHRIEERVAAFEAANDDYSAIMLKSLADRLAEATAEWLHLQIRTQYWGYANDEAFSNAELINEQYKGIRPAPGYPACPDHTAKRELFALLDAPANAGMELTESCAMTPAAAVSGFYIGHPGATYFAIPKIGRDQLEDWAKRKGMSIKDAEYWLAPLL, via the coding sequence ATGCAGCCTGACCGTACCGCCGAACTTTCCGCCCTGCTTGCCCAGAAAATGCTCGTCCTCGACGGCGCCATGGGCACCATGATCCAGCGCCACGGATTGCAGGAAGCCGACTATCGCGGCGAGCGCTTCAAGGATCACGGGCACGACCTCAAGGGCAACAATGACCTGCTCGTGCTGACCCGGCCGGACGTCATCGGCGGCATTCACCGCGACTACCTCGAAGCCGGGGCCGACATTCTCGAGACCTGCACCTTCAACTCGACCGCCGTGTCGCAGGCCGACTACAAGCTCGAACCCATCGTTTATGAGCTGAACCATGCCGGTGCCGCGCTGGCCCGCGAGCTATGTGACGAATTCACCGCCGCCAACCGGGCCAAGCCGCGCTTCGTCGCCGGCGTCCTCGGCCCGACCAGCCGCACGGCGTCGATCTCGCCCGACGTCAACGACCCTGGCTACCGCAATGTCAGCTTCGACGCGCTGGTCACCGATTACCTCGAAGCGATCCGCGGCCTGACCGACGGCGGCGCCGACATCCTTCTGGTCGAAACCATTTTCGACACGCTCAACGCCAAGGCCGCGCTGTTCGCCATCGAGAAGTTCTTCGATGCCGCCGGCCGGCGCTGGCCGGTGATGATTTCCGGGACGATTACCGACGCTTCCGGCCGCACGCTGTCCGGCCAGACGGCCGAGGCGTTCTGGAATTCGCTGTCGCACATCAAGCCGGTGTCCTTCGGCCTGAACTGTGCGCTCGGCGCCAAGGAACTGCGCCAGTATGTCGAGGAACTGTCGCGCGTCTGCGACTGCTACGTCTCGGCTCACCCGAACGCCGGCCTGCCCAATGCCTTCGGCGGCTACGACGAGACAGCCGAGATGCTGGCCGATGAAATCGAGAGCTGGGCGAAGAGCGGCATCGTCAATATCGTCGGCGGCTGCTGCGGCACCTCGCCCGAGCACATCAAGGCCATCGCCGAACGGGTTGCCACGGTCAACCCGAGAAAAGTGCCGAAAATCGAAAAGAAGCTGCGCCTGTCCGGGCTCGAGCCGTTCAACGTCGGCGCCGATTCGCTCTACGTGAACGTCGGCGAGCGGACCAATGTCACCGGCTCCAAGGCTTTCGCACGGATGATCCTCGAAGGCCGCTTCGACGACGCGCTGGCCGTCGCCCGCCAGCAGGTCGAAAACGGCGCGCAGGTCATCGACATCAACATGGACGAGGCGATGCTCGACTCGATCGCCGCCATGGACCGCTTCCTCAAGCTGATCGCCTCGGAGCCGGACATCTCCCGCGTGCCGATCATGATCGACTCGTCGAAATGGGAAGTCATCGAAGCCGGCCTCAAGTGCATCCAGGGCAAGGGCATCGTCAATTCGATCTCGATGAAGGAAGGCGAAGCGAAGTTCATCGAACAGGCCCGCCTCGCCCGCCGCTACGGCGCCGCGGTGATCGTCATGGCCTTCGACGAGAAGGGTCAGGCCGACACCTTTGCCCGCAAGACCGAGATTTCGAAGCGCGCCTACGACCTGCTGCTGAGCATCGGTTTCCCGGCTGAAGACATCATTTTCGACCCGAACATTTTCGCCATCGCCACCGGCATTCCGGAACACGACAACTACGCCGTCGATTTCATCGAGTCGGTGCGCTGGATCAAGCAAAACCTGCCGCACGCCCACATTTCCGGCGGTGTTTCCAACGTGTCGTTTTCTTTCCGCGGCAACGATGCCGTGCGCGAGGCGATCCACACCGTTTTCCTCTATCACGCCATCAAGGCCGGCATGACCATGGGCATCGTCAATGCCGGCATGCTCGGCATCTACGACGATCTCGAGCCGGAATTGCGAGAGAAGGTCGAGGATGTGGTCCTCAACCGCAACCCGAACGCCGGCGAAGCGTTGGTCGATTTCGCCCAGACGGTCAAGGAAGGCAAGGCCAAGGACACTGGGCCTGATCTTTCGTGGCGTGAGCAATCCGTGGAAAAGCGTTTGGAGCACGCGCTGATCAAGGGCATCACCGATTTCGTCGTGGCCGATACCGAAGAGGTGCGCGCCCAGCTTGAAGCAGAAGGCAAGCCGCCGCTTTCCGTCATCGAAGGCCCGCTGATGGCCGGCATGAACCACGTCGGCGACCTGTTCGGCGCCGGCAAGATGTTCCTGCCGCAGGTCGTCAAATCAGCCCGCGTCATGAAGCAGGCGGTGGCCCACCTGCTGCCCTACATCGAAGCGGAAAAGACCCGCACCGGGCTGGGCAGCAAGGGCAAGATTCTCATGGCGACGGTCAAGGGCGACGTGCACGACATCGGCAAGAACATCGTCGGCGTCGTCCTCGGCTGCAACGGCTACGACGTGGTCGACCTCGGCGTCATGGTCAGTTGTGACAACATCCTGAAAGCCGCGCTCGAACATCGCGTCGACATCATCGGGCTGTCCGGCCTGATCACCCCGTCGCTCGAAGAAATGGCCCACGTTGCCAGCGAAATGCAGCGCCTGAACATGAAGCAGCCCCTGCTCATCGGCGGCGCGACGACCAGCCGCGCCCACACGGCGATCAAGATCGCCCCCAACACCGATGGCGCCGTCGTTTACGTACCGGATGCCTCGCGCGCCGTCGGCGTCGCCACCAAGCTGCTCTCGGTCGATCAGCGCGACGGCTACATGGCCGAAATTGTCGCCGAGTACAAGGCCGTGCGGGCTGAGCACGCCGGCCGCAAGGGCGCCACGATGGTGACGCTGGAAGAAGCCCGTGCCAACCGTTTCACGTGGAACGAGCCGTTCTCGCCGACCATCCCGAAACAGCTCGGGCTGCAAACCCTCAACCCGAGCCTAGCCGATCTGTCACTGCTCATCGACTGGACACCGTTCTTCCAGAGTTGGGATCTGGCCGGTCGCTATCCGGCCATCCTCGAGAATGAGACGGTCGGCGAAACGGCCCGTCAATTGTTCGCCGATGCAAAGGCCATGCTGGCCAAGATCGTCAGTGAAAACTGGCTGTCGGCCCGAGCCGTCTTCGGCCTCTACCCGGCCAGCGCAGAAAATGAAGACATCATCATCTACGCCGATGAATCACGGACGACCGAACTGACCCGCTGGGTCGGGCTGCGCCAGCAGCATAAACAGCCAAAGGGCCGCTTCAATCTGGCGCTCGCCGATTTTGTCGGCGAACGCGACTACGTCGGCGCCTTTGCCGTCACCGCCGGCCATCGCATCGAAGAGCGCGTCGCCGCCTTCGAGGCCGCTAACGACGACTACTCGGCAATCATGCTCAAGTCGCTGGCCGACCGTCTGGCCGAAGCCACGGCCGAATGGCTGCATCTGCAAATCCGCACCCAATACTGGGGCTATGCCAACGATGAAGCGTTCTCCAATGCGGAACTGATCAACGAGCAATACAAGGGCATCCGCCCCGCCCCCGGCTACCCGGCCTGCCCGGACCATACCGCCAAGCGCGAACTGTTCGCGCTGCTCGATGCCCCGGCCAACGCCGGCATGGAACTGACCGAATCCTGTGCCATGACACCAGCGGCGGCGGTGTCCGGCTTCTATATCGGCCATCCGGGCGCGACTTACTTTGCCATTCCGAAGATCGGCCGCGATCAGCTGGAGGACTGGGCCAAGCGCAAGGGCATGTCAATCAAGGACGCAGAATACTGGCTGGCACCGTTGCTGTGA
- a CDS encoding MaoC family dehydratase has product MLYLEDITVGQLFRSGRLRIDADRIKSFATEFDPQPFHLDESAARNSIFGGLAASGWHTAAVTMRLLVGSEFKPAGGIIGAGFDELRWPRPVHPGDELRVESEVLEVRPSKSRPNQGLVKLRTTTLNQDGEAVQVFIGNLVVPRRLS; this is encoded by the coding sequence ATGCTTTATCTTGAAGATATCACCGTGGGGCAGCTATTTCGCTCAGGTCGCCTGCGCATAGACGCGGACCGGATTAAGTCCTTTGCGACAGAGTTTGATCCGCAACCCTTTCATCTTGATGAATCGGCGGCGCGGAATTCGATATTCGGTGGCTTGGCAGCCAGTGGTTGGCACACCGCCGCGGTCACCATGCGACTGCTGGTCGGCAGCGAGTTCAAACCCGCCGGCGGCATAATCGGAGCCGGTTTCGACGAGCTCCGCTGGCCACGTCCGGTCCATCCAGGGGACGAATTGCGAGTGGAAAGTGAAGTGCTTGAGGTGCGTCCCTCGAAATCTCGCCCCAACCAAGGACTGGTCAAGCTTAGAACAACGACGTTAAATCAAGACGGAGAAGCGGTGCAGGTGTTCATCGGTAATCTTGTGGTACCGCGGCGCTTATCCTGA
- a CDS encoding MFS transporter has protein sequence MTTNPPPKQPATTSPWPVFFTACVAVFLVSIDSTVLFAAFARLRESFPESSAADASWVLNAYTVVYAAMLVPAGKLADNHGRKRIFIAGVGLFLLASLACGLAPGIYWLVAARVFQALGAALLTPASLAIVLEAFPIEKRSVAVSLWGAVGGLAAAIGPSLGSFLVDNLGWRWAFFINLPPALWSIWRARTLLTESRAGKNVPPPDMLGVLMLIAGVAVLTWAVVRIESHGWNNLQVLGGSFLGVLTLWGFTRWARHHPHPALDMRLFANPSYRAVNLATLVFGMAFSMMFFGFFFFMTGIWHYTLPVAGLAITPGPLMVVPVAILSGRIAARAGHRPLLVAGCLLLAIGGLWQATVPGEDPQYLLHWLPSQLLTGIGVGMALPSLSGAAVATLPGHQYGSGSAVNQAVRQFGNALGVALTIVLVGHESLSLANFKTLSLSYAGLALLTLILCFGVRTKPRQSK, from the coding sequence GTGACCACCAACCCACCTCCCAAGCAGCCGGCGACCACCTCGCCCTGGCCAGTCTTCTTTACGGCCTGTGTCGCCGTCTTCCTGGTCTCGATCGACTCCACCGTACTCTTCGCCGCCTTTGCACGGCTGCGCGAGAGCTTTCCCGAGAGCAGCGCCGCCGACGCGTCGTGGGTGCTCAATGCCTATACGGTGGTCTATGCGGCCATGCTGGTGCCGGCCGGCAAGCTCGCCGACAACCACGGCCGCAAGCGCATCTTCATCGCCGGGGTTGGCCTCTTTCTTCTCGCCTCGCTGGCCTGCGGGCTGGCTCCCGGTATCTACTGGCTGGTAGCCGCCCGCGTGTTTCAGGCCCTGGGTGCGGCCCTGCTGACACCGGCTTCGCTGGCCATCGTGCTGGAAGCCTTTCCGATAGAGAAGCGATCCGTCGCAGTCAGCCTGTGGGGCGCCGTGGGCGGCCTGGCTGCGGCCATTGGGCCTAGCTTGGGCTCATTCCTGGTCGACAACCTGGGCTGGCGCTGGGCCTTCTTCATCAACCTGCCGCCTGCTCTGTGGTCTATCTGGCGCGCCCGGACTTTGCTGACCGAATCCCGCGCGGGAAAGAACGTGCCACCACCGGACATGCTCGGCGTGCTGATGCTCATCGCCGGCGTGGCCGTCCTGACCTGGGCCGTTGTCCGCATCGAGTCGCATGGTTGGAATAACCTGCAGGTGCTCGGTGGCAGTTTTCTCGGCGTCCTGACGCTTTGGGGATTCACTCGCTGGGCACGGCATCACCCACATCCAGCGCTGGACATGCGCCTTTTCGCCAACCCGAGCTACCGGGCGGTCAATCTTGCTACGTTGGTTTTCGGGATGGCCTTCTCGATGATGTTTTTCGGCTTTTTCTTTTTCATGACCGGGATCTGGCATTACACCTTGCCCGTCGCTGGCCTGGCCATCACACCCGGGCCGCTCATGGTGGTTCCGGTGGCCATTCTGTCGGGCCGGATTGCAGCAAGGGCGGGGCATCGCCCCCTGTTGGTCGCGGGGTGCTTGCTGCTGGCCATAGGCGGACTTTGGCAAGCTACCGTACCGGGGGAAGACCCGCAGTATCTGCTGCACTGGCTGCCCAGCCAGTTGCTTACCGGCATCGGCGTCGGCATGGCACTACCCTCGCTGTCCGGAGCGGCCGTAGCGACTCTTCCCGGCCATCAGTACGGCTCCGGTAGTGCCGTAAATCAAGCGGTGCGGCAATTCGGCAACGCGCTTGGCGTCGCCCTCACTATCGTTCTGGTCGGACATGAAAGCCTGAGTCTTGCCAATTTCAAGACCCTGAGTCTGAGTTACGCCGGCCTTGCGCTGCTCACCTTGATACTCTGTTTCGGAGTGCGCACCAAACCGCGTCAAAGCAAATAA
- a CDS encoding SDR family NAD(P)-dependent oxidoreductase translates to MTQAHQGTALITGASSGIGAIYAERLARRGYDLILVARNRDRLNSLAEHITTETRQVVEVIAADLADAAQLATVEAKLRTDASITLLLNNAGIGTHTPLLQSNIEYMTQLIALNVTAPMRLTYAAAPGFVARGKGAVINISSVVGIAPEQLNGVYGGSKAFVLAFSQSLHHELANKGVRVQAVLPGATATDFWATGGLPVENLPAQIVMRAEDLVDAALVGFDRGELVTIPSLHAVEEWDAYEAARQAMSAHLSSNQVAARYRITH, encoded by the coding sequence ATGACGCAAGCCCATCAAGGTACTGCCCTCATCACCGGCGCTTCTTCCGGCATCGGCGCAATCTATGCCGAGCGCCTCGCCCGGCGCGGTTACGACCTTATTCTGGTCGCTCGCAACCGCGACCGCCTCAACAGCCTGGCCGAGCACATCACCACCGAAACCCGTCAGGTCGTCGAGGTCATCGCCGCCGACCTTGCCGATGCCGCCCAACTCGCCACCGTCGAAGCCAAACTACGAACAGATGCCAGCATCACCCTTTTGCTCAATAACGCCGGCATTGGCACGCATACACCTCTGCTACAAAGCAACATCGAGTACATGACGCAATTGATCGCGCTCAATGTCACGGCGCCGATGCGCCTGACCTACGCTGCCGCACCGGGCTTCGTGGCACGAGGCAAGGGCGCCGTGATCAATATCTCCTCCGTTGTCGGCATCGCGCCAGAACAGCTCAACGGTGTCTATGGCGGCAGCAAGGCCTTCGTGCTGGCCTTCAGTCAGTCGCTGCATCACGAGTTAGCCAACAAGGGCGTTCGTGTGCAGGCCGTCCTGCCCGGCGCTACAGCCACCGACTTCTGGGCCACCGGCGGCCTGCCGGTGGAAAACCTGCCAGCGCAGATCGTCATGCGCGCCGAAGACCTGGTCGATGCCGCGCTGGTCGGTTTCGACCGCGGCGAACTGGTCACCATTCCCTCGTTGCATGCGGTCGAAGAATGGGATGCCTACGAGGCCGCCCGCCAGGCAATGTCGGCGCATCTTTCCAGCAACCAAGTCGCTGCACGCTATCGGATCACCCACTAA
- a CDS encoding GlxA family transcriptional regulator, with translation MHRIGYVLTEGFQVLALATQSVFEFANIVVGETFYAVENYSAAGGEVRASLGLLVSTRALADNSEADTWIFTGVIQPLARQTPAAELAFARKVSPQARRIAAICTGSFVLAEAGLLSGRRATTHWAHARDMQKLYPEILVEDDRIYVIDGPVWTSAGMTAGLDLALAMVEKDLGADIARSVAHKLVMYQRRSGGQSQHSELLDLAPKSDRIQSALEYARKNLNQALTVEDLAKSAHLSPRQFSRVFTAETGQSPAKAIEGLRLEAARLMIEQSRHPLEVVAHETGFRDRRHLREAFIRGFGIPPQAVRREVRERA, from the coding sequence ATGCATCGAATCGGCTATGTATTGACGGAAGGCTTTCAGGTACTGGCGCTCGCCACGCAGTCTGTTTTTGAGTTCGCCAATATCGTGGTTGGCGAAACCTTTTATGCGGTGGAAAACTATTCGGCGGCCGGCGGCGAGGTCCGCGCCTCGCTCGGGCTCTTGGTCAGCACGCGCGCACTTGCCGACAACAGTGAGGCAGATACCTGGATATTTACCGGTGTGATACAGCCGCTGGCGCGCCAAACACCGGCTGCTGAGCTGGCTTTTGCGCGCAAGGTGAGTCCGCAGGCCCGTCGCATTGCGGCAATCTGTACCGGGTCGTTCGTCTTGGCCGAAGCTGGCCTGCTCTCAGGGCGCCGCGCGACGACGCATTGGGCGCACGCGCGTGACATGCAGAAGCTCTATCCGGAGATTCTGGTCGAGGACGACCGTATCTACGTCATCGACGGGCCGGTGTGGACCTCGGCCGGCATGACGGCTGGTCTCGACTTGGCGTTAGCCATGGTCGAGAAGGATCTCGGGGCTGACATCGCACGCTCGGTGGCGCACAAGCTGGTCATGTACCAGCGCCGTTCCGGCGGGCAATCGCAGCATTCCGAACTGCTCGATCTGGCACCGAAATCAGACCGCATCCAGAGCGCGCTTGAATATGCGCGCAAGAATCTCAACCAAGCACTGACCGTTGAGGATCTGGCTAAATCGGCACATCTCAGCCCGCGTCAGTTCAGTCGGGTATTCACCGCCGAAACGGGCCAGTCGCCGGCTAAGGCGATCGAAGGACTACGCCTTGAAGCAGCGCGGTTGATGATCGAACAGAGCCGTCATCCACTTGAGGTCGTGGCACACGAAACTGGCTTTCGCGACCGTCGCCATTTGCGGGAGGCCTTTATACGCGGCTTCGGTATTCCACCCCAGGCTGTAAGACGCGAGGTTCGCGAACGAGCTTGA
- a CDS encoding hemerythrin domain-containing protein, giving the protein MSTPRPQDVISAAYTGVNEIDVEIRHAREMLGRVRDLREQVESRIASDGNRNLLPACSQKLDDILSKLLNYLCQHCMDEEELMHFYGFNSLHPSLYAIHVEDHADITQKLAVLIGNNIDTPTVTLLEEVDAFIEDWFTEHIPSHDYVFAKTVR; this is encoded by the coding sequence ATGTCGACACCCCGCCCGCAAGATGTGATTTCTGCAGCCTATACCGGTGTCAATGAAATTGACGTTGAGATTCGACACGCTCGCGAGATGCTTGGCCGAGTTCGTGACTTGCGTGAGCAGGTTGAATCTCGCATTGCGTCCGACGGAAACCGAAATCTATTGCCAGCATGTTCGCAGAAATTAGACGATATCCTTTCCAAATTGCTGAACTACTTATGTCAACACTGTATGGATGAAGAGGAATTAATGCACTTTTATGGATTCAATTCCCTTCACCCCAGTCTTTATGCCATTCACGTTGAAGACCACGCGGATATTACTCAGAAATTGGCTGTACTAATTGGAAATAATATCGACACCCCCACCGTCACATTGCTGGAGGAAGTCGATGCGTTTATCGAAGATTGGTTTACTGAGCATATCCCTAGCCACGACTACGTTTTTGCAAAGACGGTGCGATGA
- a CDS encoding integration host factor subunit beta, with protein MTRSELIASLSQRFPQLVLKDAELSVAEILGALGSAISRGGRVEIRGFGSFSLNYRPPRIGRNPRTGEQVNIPEKWAPHFKPGKELRELVNAA; from the coding sequence ATGACCCGATCAGAACTGATTGCATCACTTAGCCAGCGTTTCCCGCAACTCGTCCTGAAGGATGCCGAACTTTCCGTTGCCGAGATTCTTGGTGCGCTAGGGAGTGCGATCAGCCGTGGTGGCCGCGTCGAGATTCGCGGCTTCGGGAGTTTCAGCCTGAATTACCGGCCGCCGCGCATCGGCAGAAATCCAAGGACTGGCGAACAAGTCAACATTCCGGAGAAATGGGCGCCACATTTCAAGCCAGGGAAGGAACTGCGAGAACTGGTCAATGCCGCGTGA